One window from the genome of Pseudomonas frederiksbergensis encodes:
- the prpB gene encoding methylisocitrate lyase — MSNSTPGQRFRDAVASEHPLQVVGTINANHALLAKRAGFKAIYLSGGGVAAGSLGVPDLGITGLDDVLTDVRRITDVCDLPLLVDVDTGFGSSAFNVARTVKSMIKFGAAAIHIEDQVGAKRCGHRPNKEIVSQQEMVDRIKAAVDARTDDSFVIMARTDALAVEGLESALDRAAACIEAGADMIFPEAITELEMYKLFASRVKAPILANITEFGATPLYTTEQLAGADVSLVLYPLSAFRAMNKAAENVYTAIRRDGTQQNVIDTMQTRMELYDRIDYHTFEQKLDALFAAKK; from the coding sequence ATGAGCAACAGCACTCCAGGCCAGCGTTTCCGCGATGCGGTCGCCAGCGAGCATCCGCTGCAAGTGGTCGGCACGATCAACGCCAACCACGCGCTGCTGGCCAAGCGCGCCGGTTTCAAGGCGATCTACCTGTCGGGTGGCGGCGTCGCGGCCGGCTCCCTCGGCGTGCCGGACCTGGGCATCACCGGCCTGGATGACGTGTTGACCGATGTGCGTCGCATCACCGATGTATGCGATCTGCCGCTGCTGGTGGACGTGGACACCGGTTTCGGTTCCTCGGCGTTCAACGTGGCGCGCACGGTCAAGTCGATGATCAAATTCGGCGCGGCGGCGATTCATATCGAGGACCAGGTCGGCGCCAAGCGTTGCGGCCATCGTCCGAACAAGGAAATCGTCTCCCAGCAAGAAATGGTCGACCGCATCAAGGCCGCCGTCGATGCCCGCACCGATGACAGCTTCGTGATCATGGCCCGTACCGATGCCCTGGCAGTGGAAGGTTTGGAGTCGGCCCTGGACCGCGCCGCCGCGTGCATTGAGGCCGGTGCCGACATGATTTTCCCCGAGGCCATCACCGAGCTTGAAATGTACAAGCTGTTCGCCAGCCGCGTGAAGGCGCCGATCCTGGCCAACATCACTGAATTCGGCGCGACCCCGCTGTACACCACCGAACAACTGGCCGGTGCCGACGTGTCCCTCGTGCTGTACCCGCTGTCGGCGTTCCGGGCCATGAACAAGGCTGCCGAAAACGTCTACACCGCGATCCGCCGCGACGGCACGCAACAGAACGTCATCGACACCATGCAGACCCGCATGGAGCTTTACGATCGCATCGACTACCACACCTTCGAGCAGAAGCTCGATGCGTTATTCGCGGCGAAGAAGTAA
- a CDS encoding aspartate/glutamate racemase family protein has translation MRILIVNVNTTESITQAIARQAQAVAAPGTEIIGLTPHFGADSIEGNFESYLAAIAVMDRVMSYDQPFDAVIQAGYGEHGREGLQELLDVPVVDITDAGASTAMFLGHAYSVVTTLDRTVPLIEDRLKLSGLFDRCASVRASGLAVLELEQDPQRAVEAIVQQAELAVRQDKAEVICLGCGGMAGLDEQIHQRTGVPVVDGVTAAVTIAESLVRLGLSTSKVRTYATPRPKNIVGWPGRFGR, from the coding sequence ATGCGAATTCTCATCGTCAACGTCAATACCACCGAATCCATCACCCAGGCCATTGCTCGACAGGCCCAAGCCGTCGCCGCGCCGGGCACCGAGATCATCGGGCTCACGCCACATTTCGGTGCCGATTCCATCGAAGGCAATTTCGAGAGCTACCTGGCAGCCATTGCCGTGATGGATCGGGTAATGTCCTACGATCAGCCGTTCGATGCGGTGATCCAGGCGGGTTACGGCGAGCATGGGCGCGAAGGCTTGCAGGAATTGCTCGACGTGCCGGTGGTGGACATCACTGACGCTGGCGCCAGCACCGCGATGTTCCTGGGCCATGCCTACTCGGTGGTCACGACGCTCGATCGCACCGTGCCGCTGATCGAAGACCGTCTCAAACTCTCCGGCCTGTTCGACCGTTGCGCCTCGGTTCGGGCCAGCGGCCTGGCGGTATTGGAGCTTGAGCAGGACCCGCAACGGGCGGTTGAAGCCATCGTGCAGCAAGCCGAACTGGCGGTCAGGCAGGACAAAGCGGAAGTGATCTGCCTGGGTTGCGGCGGCATGGCCGGGCTCGATGAGCAGATCCACCAGCGCACCGGCGTACCGGTGGTCGATGGTGTAACGGCCGCGGTGACGATTGCCGAATCGCTGGTTAGGCTGGGGCTGTCCACCTCGAAAGTGCGTACCTATGCGACGCCTCGGCCGAAGAACATCGTGGGCTGGCCGGGGCGGTTCGGGCGGTGA
- a CDS encoding ATP-dependent zinc protease, translating to MTLKPLSAAFCFLCLPGLAAAGEKTVYGLNEYAALQGIDLEVAAKLDTGAKTASLSARDIKRFKRNGESWVRFYLAIDAAHSHPIERPLARVSKIKRRAGDYDPEEGKKYTARPVIELDICMGSALRSIEVNLTDRSAFQYPLLIGSEALKRFDALVDPSLKYAAGKPACANAAHTAE from the coding sequence ATGACACTCAAGCCCTTATCCGCTGCCTTTTGCTTCTTGTGCCTGCCGGGGCTCGCCGCGGCGGGCGAAAAAACCGTGTACGGCCTCAACGAATATGCGGCCCTGCAGGGCATTGACCTGGAGGTTGCCGCCAAGCTGGACACCGGTGCCAAGACGGCCTCGCTCAGCGCTCGGGACATCAAGCGCTTCAAGCGCAATGGCGAATCCTGGGTGCGTTTCTACTTGGCCATCGACGCGGCCCATTCGCACCCCATCGAACGCCCGCTGGCCCGTGTCAGCAAGATCAAGCGTCGCGCCGGTGACTACGACCCGGAAGAAGGCAAGAAATACACGGCCCGGCCGGTCATCGAACTGGACATCTGCATGGGCTCGGCCCTGCGCAGCATCGAAGTGAACCTGACCGACCGCAGCGCCTTCCAATACCCGTTGCTGATCGGCTCCGAGGCGCTCAAGCGTTTCGACGCGCTGGTCGACCCCAGTCTCAAATACGCTGCCGGCAAACCCGCCTGCGCCAATGCCGCTCATACCGCAGAGTAA
- a CDS encoding phosphoadenylyl-sulfate reductase, which produces MSPSFDVVELATTYANKSPQDILKLAFAEFGDDLWISFSGAEDVVLVDMAWKLNKNVKVFSLDTGRLHPETYRFIDQVREHYKIDIELISPDHTKLDPFVKEKGLFSFYKDGHGECCGIRKIEPLRRKLTDVRAWATGQRRDQSPGTRSQVAVLEIDTAFSTPERTLYKFNPLSQMTSEEVWGYIRMLELPYNSLHERGFISIGCEPCTRPVLPNQHEREGRWWWEEATQKECGLHAGNIIAKSKTV; this is translated from the coding sequence ATGAGCCCATCGTTTGACGTCGTGGAACTCGCCACGACCTATGCCAACAAGTCCCCCCAGGATATCCTCAAGCTGGCCTTCGCCGAATTCGGCGATGATCTGTGGATATCCTTCAGCGGCGCCGAAGACGTGGTGCTGGTGGACATGGCCTGGAAGCTGAACAAGAACGTCAAGGTGTTCAGCCTCGACACCGGCCGCCTGCACCCGGAAACCTATCGGTTCATCGACCAGGTGCGCGAACACTACAAGATCGACATCGAATTGATCTCGCCCGACCATACGAAACTGGACCCTTTCGTGAAGGAAAAAGGCCTGTTCAGCTTCTACAAGGACGGCCACGGCGAGTGCTGCGGCATCCGCAAGATCGAGCCATTGCGACGCAAGCTGACTGACGTTCGTGCCTGGGCCACCGGGCAGCGCCGCGACCAGAGCCCGGGTACACGTAGCCAGGTGGCGGTATTGGAAATCGACACGGCGTTCTCGACGCCGGAGCGCACACTGTACAAATTCAACCCTCTGTCACAGATGACCAGCGAAGAAGTCTGGGGTTATATCCGCATGCTTGAGCTGCCTTATAACAGCTTGCATGAGCGCGGCTTCATCAGCATCGGCTGCGAACCGTGCACCCGCCCGGTCCTGCCGAACCAACATGAGCGCGAAGGCCGCTGGTGGTGGGAAGAAGCTACGCAGAAAGAATGCGGGCTGCATGCCGGCAACATCATCGCCAAATCCAAGACTGTTTGA
- the thrH gene encoding bifunctional phosphoserine phosphatase/homoserine phosphotransferase ThrH — MEIACLDLEGVLVPEIWIAFAEKTGIDSLRATTRDIPDYDVLMKQRLRILDEHGLKLSDIQEVIATLKPLDGAAEFVDWLRERFQVVILSDTFYEFSQPLMRQLGFPTLLCHRLITDEGGRVTGYQLRQKDPKRQSVLAFKSLYYRVIAAGDSYNDTTMLGEADAGILFHAPENVIREFPQFPAVHTFAELKQEFIKASNRSLSL, encoded by the coding sequence GTGGAAATTGCCTGTCTCGACCTGGAAGGTGTGCTGGTCCCGGAGATCTGGATCGCCTTCGCTGAAAAAACCGGGATTGATTCCCTCAGGGCGACCACTCGGGACATCCCCGACTATGACGTGCTGATGAAGCAACGGCTGCGCATCCTCGACGAGCATGGCCTCAAGCTTTCTGATATCCAGGAAGTCATCGCTACCCTCAAGCCGCTGGATGGCGCTGCCGAATTTGTCGATTGGCTGCGCGAGCGGTTCCAGGTGGTGATTCTTTCCGACACCTTTTATGAGTTCTCCCAACCGCTGATGCGTCAGTTGGGCTTCCCGACACTGCTCTGTCATCGCTTGATTACCGATGAAGGCGGGCGAGTGACCGGCTACCAGTTGCGTCAGAAAGATCCGAAGCGTCAGTCGGTCCTGGCCTTCAAGAGCCTGTATTACCGGGTAATTGCGGCGGGGGATTCCTACAATGACACCACGATGCTGGGCGAAGCCGACGCCGGGATTCTGTTCCATGCGCCTGAAAACGTGATCCGCGAGTTTCCGCAATTCCCGGCGGTGCACACGTTTGCCGAGCTGAAGCAGGAGTTCATCAAGGCCTCGAACCGTTCCTTGAGCCTATAA
- a CDS encoding HAD-IA family hydrolase has protein sequence MNAPLKKFGPIKAVIFDMDGLLLDTEGIYTEVTSIIAERYGRTFDWSVKQNIIGRGATDLANYVVQALELPITPQEFLIIREPLMRERFPHALGMPGAEELVRHLKAHDVPIAVGTSSARQSFELKTTLHRDWFALFDFIVTADDPEVGAAKPAPDIFLTAARRLGVEPRDCLVFEDSPFGVTAAKAAGMTAIAIPDSAMADEKYAHADAIIRSLKLFQPSLCGLPELEWA, from the coding sequence ATGAATGCACCGCTGAAAAAGTTTGGCCCGATCAAGGCCGTGATTTTCGACATGGATGGCTTACTGCTGGACACCGAAGGCATCTATACCGAGGTCACCTCCATCATCGCCGAGCGCTACGGGCGCACGTTCGACTGGAGCGTCAAGCAGAACATCATCGGGCGCGGCGCCACGGACCTGGCCAATTACGTCGTCCAGGCGCTGGAATTGCCGATCACCCCGCAAGAATTCCTGATCATTCGCGAACCCTTGATGCGCGAGCGTTTTCCCCATGCCCTGGGAATGCCTGGGGCCGAAGAACTGGTGCGGCATCTCAAGGCTCACGACGTTCCGATTGCGGTGGGGACGAGTTCGGCGCGCCAGTCGTTCGAGCTGAAAACCACCCTGCATCGGGATTGGTTCGCGTTGTTCGATTTTATCGTGACGGCAGATGACCCTGAAGTCGGTGCGGCCAAGCCGGCGCCGGATATCTTCCTCACTGCGGCCCGACGCCTGGGCGTCGAGCCTCGCGATTGCCTGGTGTTCGAGGACTCGCCGTTCGGCGTCACGGCGGCGAAAGCGGCGGGCATGACTGCCATCGCTATCCCGGACTCGGCCATGGCTGATGAAAAGTACGCCCACGCCGACGCGATCATCCGTTCGCTCAAGCTGTTCCAGCCAAGCCTGTGTGGGTTGCCGGAACTGGAGTGGGCTTGA
- the pabB gene encoding aminodeoxychorismate synthase component I translates to MPTCSVHPLPYRTNPAEYFAAIRHAPGSVLLDSGRPSAERGRYDLLSAWPLEQLTVLPDESGSAFLQRLRMHLTQLGHAQLPTTMQLPFAGGLIGYLSYDFGRHLEALPSYATDDLQLPDARFGVYDWALVSDHQAGTSQLVFHPHCGEGERQRLIALFSQPTPAPISRFNLEGPMTPDLSAEAYRQAFERIQAYIQAGDCYQVNFAQRFRAQCQGDAWAAYQALRAACPTPFSGFQSLSEGDAILSLSPERFVKVSEGRVETRPIKGTRPRGTTPEEDAAHATELLASPKDRAENLMIVDLLRNDLGRTCRIGSVRVPELFSLESYPNVHHLVSSVTGELADDKDALDLIAGSFPGGSITGAPKIRAMQIIDELEPTRRGLYCGSLLYLDVRGEMDSSIAIRSLLVKDGQVCCWGGGGIVADSDWQAEYQESMTKVRVLLDTLQDL, encoded by the coding sequence ATGCCAACCTGCTCCGTACACCCGCTGCCCTACCGCACCAACCCCGCCGAGTATTTCGCGGCAATCCGTCATGCCCCCGGCAGCGTGTTGCTCGACAGTGGCCGGCCAAGTGCCGAACGTGGGCGTTACGACCTGCTCAGCGCCTGGCCGCTGGAACAACTGACGGTGTTGCCGGACGAGAGTGGCAGCGCTTTCCTGCAACGGCTTCGCATGCATCTGACGCAGTTGGGCCACGCGCAACTGCCTACGACAATGCAATTGCCCTTCGCCGGCGGCCTGATCGGCTACTTGAGCTACGACTTTGGCCGACACCTGGAAGCGTTGCCGTCCTACGCCACGGACGACCTGCAATTGCCCGACGCACGTTTTGGCGTGTACGACTGGGCGCTGGTCAGCGACCATCAGGCGGGCACCAGCCAACTGGTGTTTCACCCACATTGTGGCGAAGGCGAACGCCAGCGCCTGATCGCGCTGTTCAGCCAGCCAACCCCGGCGCCCATTTCCCGGTTCAATCTTGAAGGACCGATGACGCCGGACCTCAGCGCCGAAGCCTATCGACAGGCATTCGAACGCATCCAGGCATACATCCAGGCCGGCGACTGTTATCAGGTCAACTTTGCCCAGCGCTTCCGCGCCCAATGCCAGGGTGATGCCTGGGCCGCTTATCAAGCGCTGCGGGCGGCGTGCCCGACGCCGTTTTCCGGCTTCCAGAGCCTGTCGGAGGGTGACGCGATACTGAGCCTGTCCCCGGAGCGCTTCGTCAAGGTCAGCGAAGGCCGCGTCGAAACCCGGCCGATCAAGGGCACCCGCCCCCGTGGCACAACGCCCGAGGAAGACGCGGCCCACGCCACCGAGCTGCTGGCCAGCCCCAAGGACCGCGCGGAAAACCTGATGATCGTCGACCTGTTGCGCAACGATCTGGGCCGCACCTGCCGCATCGGCTCGGTGCGCGTGCCAGAGTTGTTCAGCCTGGAAAGCTACCCCAATGTGCATCACCTGGTCAGCAGCGTGACCGGTGAACTGGCCGACGATAAAGACGCCTTGGACTTGATAGCGGGCAGCTTCCCCGGCGGCTCGATCACCGGCGCGCCGAAAATCCGCGCGATGCAAATCATCGACGAACTCGAACCGACCCGACGCGGACTGTACTGCGGCTCGTTGCTGTACCTGGACGTGCGCGGGGAGATGGACAGCTCCATCGCCATTCGCAGTCTGCTGGTCAAGGATGGGCAGGTATGTTGCTGGGGCGGCGGCGGGATTGTCGCGGATTCGGATTGGCAGGCGGAGTATCAGGAGTCGATGACCAAGGTTCGGGTGTTGCTCGACACCTTGCAAGATCTTTAA
- a CDS encoding glycine zipper domain-containing protein: protein MRLTLSTLVLGLVLAQGAMAAGDGTAAVGGGLGGVLGNVVGQQMGGSTGAAIGAGVGGAAGSAVGARKGSRTEAAIGGGLGSAGGSIVGNRLGGSTGSTIGAGIGGAAGGALGSNLSNDNDGHSGGKKHKHKKKHR from the coding sequence ATGCGTTTGACTTTGTCCACCTTGGTGCTTGGGCTTGTGCTCGCTCAGGGCGCGATGGCCGCTGGCGACGGTACTGCTGCGGTCGGCGGTGGTCTCGGCGGTGTGTTGGGTAATGTGGTCGGCCAGCAGATGGGCGGCAGCACGGGCGCCGCGATTGGCGCGGGTGTCGGCGGTGCGGCCGGCAGTGCGGTGGGGGCTCGCAAGGGCAGCCGTACGGAAGCAGCCATCGGTGGTGGCCTGGGTTCGGCGGGCGGTTCGATCGTCGGCAACCGTTTGGGCGGATCGACAGGATCCACCATCGGCGCGGGTATCGGCGGGGCTGCCGGCGGTGCGTTGGGCAGCAATCTTTCCAACGACAATGATGGCCATTCGGGCGGCAAGAAGCACAAGCACAAGAAAAAGCATCGCTGA
- a CDS encoding 3-oxoacyl-ACP reductase family protein, translating to MSTQALSGKVALIQGGSRGIGAAIVKRLAAEGAAVAFTYVSSAAKSEALQDSITATGGKALAIKADSADAEAIRNAVSATVEAFGRLDILVNNAGVLAMAPLDEFKLEDFDQTLAINVRSVFVATQAAARHMSEGGRVINIGSTNADRMPFTGGATYAMSKSALVGLTKGLARDLGPRGITVNNVQPGPVDTDMNPADGDFASSLIDLMAVGRYGTVEEIASFVAYLAGPEAAYITGASLTIDGGFGA from the coding sequence ATGAGCACCCAAGCACTGAGTGGAAAAGTCGCATTGATCCAAGGCGGTTCCCGCGGCATCGGCGCCGCTATCGTCAAGCGCCTGGCGGCGGAAGGTGCGGCAGTAGCCTTCACCTACGTCAGCTCCGCCGCCAAGTCCGAAGCATTGCAAGACAGCATCACCGCAACCGGCGGCAAAGCCCTGGCGATCAAGGCCGACAGCGCCGACGCCGAGGCCATCCGCAACGCAGTATCGGCCACAGTCGAAGCCTTCGGCCGGCTGGATATCCTGGTGAACAATGCAGGCGTGCTGGCGATGGCGCCGCTGGACGAGTTCAAGCTGGAAGATTTCGACCAGACCCTGGCCATCAACGTGCGCAGCGTATTCGTCGCCACCCAGGCCGCTGCGCGACACATGAGCGAAGGTGGACGCGTCATCAACATCGGCAGCACCAACGCCGATCGCATGCCTTTCACCGGCGGCGCCACGTATGCCATGAGCAAGTCCGCGCTGGTGGGCCTGACCAAAGGCCTGGCGCGGGACCTCGGCCCACGGGGAATCACCGTCAACAATGTGCAACCCGGCCCGGTGGACACCGACATGAACCCGGCCGATGGTGACTTCGCCTCCAGCCTGATAGACCTGATGGCAGTGGGTCGCTATGGCACGGTAGAGGAAATCGCCAGCTTCGTTGCCTACCTCGCGGGCCCGGAAGCCGCCTACATCACCGGGGCCAGCCTGACCATCGACGGTGGTTTCGGCGCCTGA
- a CDS encoding inactive transglutaminase family protein, with protein sequence MRSLTLHLKMLIAILVVLGLSVTAYQIFVLGIPVTEDATDDLWNIDAKVEFVPNAKDPVKIQMFVPPLSRDYVSLNESFISNNYGVAVNRVDGNRKVTWSARRAKGNQTLYYRLVLTKRYSAEKTKVKGPTFRDSIAVEGPEKLAAEALLAPIRQHSADVETFISEAIKRVNNLNDDNVKLLLAGDPSSSNKARIVELVLSIAHVPVEKVHTIRLVADQPQTPELWLRSFNGTDWLYFNPDTGEQGLPTDRLLWWTGDENLITVDGGKKATVTFSMNNSEMNAIRLAKLTDENTDANFLEYSLYGLPLQTQQTFMIMVMIPIGVLVILVLRNLIGLQTLGTFTPVLIALAFRETQLGFGIILFTVITTLGLSLRSYLEHLKLQMLPRLSVVLTFVVVLIAAISLFSHKLGLERGLSVALFPMVILTMTIERLSITWEERGAGHAMKVAIGTLFAASLAHLIMSVPELVYFVFTFPAILLILVGFMLAMGRYRGYRLTELVRFKAFVKADS encoded by the coding sequence ATGCGCTCCCTTACCCTCCATTTGAAAATGCTGATCGCCATCCTGGTGGTGCTGGGCCTGTCGGTGACGGCCTATCAGATTTTCGTGCTCGGCATTCCGGTGACCGAAGACGCCACCGACGACCTGTGGAATATCGATGCCAAGGTCGAATTCGTGCCCAACGCCAAGGATCCGGTGAAGATCCAGATGTTCGTGCCGCCGTTGAGCCGCGACTACGTGAGCCTCAACGAGAGTTTCATTTCCAATAATTACGGTGTTGCGGTGAACCGGGTCGACGGCAATCGGAAGGTGACGTGGTCGGCCCGCCGCGCCAAAGGCAACCAGACCCTTTATTACCGCCTGGTGCTGACCAAGCGCTACAGCGCCGAGAAAACCAAGGTCAAGGGCCCGACCTTCCGCGACAGCATCGCCGTCGAAGGTCCGGAAAAACTGGCCGCCGAAGCCCTGCTCGCGCCGATCCGCCAGCACTCGGCCGACGTCGAGACCTTCATCAGCGAAGCGATCAAGCGGGTGAACAACCTCAACGACGACAACGTCAAGCTGTTGCTGGCCGGCGATCCGTCGTCCAGCAACAAGGCAAGGATCGTCGAATTGGTGCTGTCCATCGCCCATGTGCCGGTGGAAAAGGTCCACACCATCCGCCTGGTGGCCGACCAGCCGCAGACACCCGAGTTGTGGCTGCGCAGCTTCAACGGCACCGATTGGCTGTATTTCAACCCGGATACCGGCGAGCAAGGCCTGCCGACCGACCGCCTGCTGTGGTGGACCGGCGATGAAAACCTGATCACTGTCGATGGCGGCAAGAAAGCCACCGTGACCTTCAGCATGAACAACAGCGAAATGAACGCCATTCGCCTGGCCAAGCTGACGGACGAGAACACCGACGCCAATTTCCTCGAATATTCGCTCTACGGCCTGCCGCTGCAGACCCAGCAAACCTTCATGATCATGGTGATGATCCCGATCGGCGTATTGGTGATCCTGGTGCTGCGCAACCTGATCGGGCTGCAGACCCTCGGCACTTTCACCCCGGTACTGATCGCCCTGGCCTTCCGCGAGACCCAACTGGGCTTCGGCATCATCCTGTTTACGGTGATTACCACGTTGGGCCTGTCGCTGCGCTCCTACCTGGAGCACCTCAAGCTGCAAATGCTGCCGAGGCTGTCGGTGGTGCTGACGTTCGTGGTGGTGCTGATCGCCGCCATCAGCCTGTTCAGCCACAAGCTGGGCCTGGAGCGTGGCTTGTCCGTGGCGCTGTTCCCGATGGTGATCCTGACCATGACCATCGAACGCCTGTCCATCACCTGGGAAGAACGTGGCGCCGGCCACGCGATGAAAGTCGCCATCGGCACCTTGTTCGCCGCGTCCCTGGCGCACCTGATCATGAGCGTGCCGGAACTGGTTTATTTCGTATTCACCTTCCCGGCAATCCTGCTGATCCTGGTGGGCTTCATGCTGGCCATGGGTCGTTATCGCGGCTATCGCCTGACCGAGTTGGTACGGTTCAAGGCCTTCGTCAAGGCTGACTCCTGA
- a CDS encoding GntR family transcriptional regulator — translation MLDQLESPVMAQDDSETLSENVFRRIQAAIVKGEIAPGSKISEPELARTYGISRGPLREAIHRLEGQRLLVRIPHVGARVVSLSHAELLELYEIRESLEGMACRLAAERMTVEEIDELRQVLETHERDAAFQAGVGYYQQEGDFDFHYRIIQGSGNRTLTQMLCGELYQLVRMYRIQFSTTPNRPRQAFAEHHRILDAIADRDGELAELLMRRHIGASKRNIARHFQDSAATERGES, via the coding sequence ATGCTCGATCAGCTCGAATCCCCGGTGATGGCTCAGGACGACTCGGAAACCCTGTCCGAGAACGTCTTCCGGCGCATCCAGGCCGCCATCGTCAAGGGCGAGATCGCTCCTGGCAGCAAGATCTCCGAGCCCGAGCTGGCACGTACCTACGGCATCAGCCGCGGGCCGTTGCGGGAGGCGATTCACCGCCTGGAAGGCCAGCGCCTGCTGGTGCGCATCCCGCATGTCGGAGCGCGAGTGGTCTCGCTGAGCCATGCCGAGCTGCTGGAACTCTACGAAATCCGTGAATCCCTCGAAGGCATGGCCTGCCGCCTGGCGGCCGAGCGCATGACCGTCGAGGAAATCGACGAGCTGCGCCAGGTCCTGGAAACCCACGAACGTGATGCGGCGTTCCAGGCCGGTGTCGGCTATTACCAGCAGGAAGGCGACTTCGACTTCCACTATCGGATTATCCAGGGCAGCGGCAATCGCACCCTCACGCAAATGCTCTGCGGTGAGCTGTACCAACTGGTGCGCATGTACCGCATCCAGTTTTCCACCACGCCCAACCGCCCGCGCCAGGCCTTTGCCGAGCACCACCGGATTCTCGATGCCATCGCCGACCGTGACGGCGAACTGGCTGAATTATTGATGCGCCGGCACATCGGCGCGTCCAAACGCAACATTGCGCGTCATTTCCAGGACAGCGCCGCCACTGAACGAGGTGAGTCATGA
- a CDS encoding alpha-L-glutamate ligase-like protein, with product MFGLWKTWKALEARGIMGINRRNADYVLKYNKRSLYPIVDDKIITKERAIAAGIHVPELYGVISTEKEIDKLDEIIGGRTDFVIKPAQGAGGDGIIVIADRFEGRYRTVSGKIISHEEIEHHVSSILTGLYSLGGHRDRALIEYRVTPDQIFKSISYEGVPDIRIIVLMGYPVMAMLRLPTRQSGGKANLHQGAIGVGVDLATGLTLRGTWLNNIITKHPDTTNAVDGVQLPYWDGFMKLAAGCYELCGLGYIGVDMVLDQEKGPLILELNARPGLNIQIANDCGLTLRTHAVEARLEELKARGVIETVEERVAFAQELFGHIPPVEG from the coding sequence ATGTTCGGCCTCTGGAAGACCTGGAAGGCCCTGGAAGCCCGGGGCATCATGGGCATCAACCGGCGTAATGCCGACTACGTGCTCAAGTACAACAAGCGCAGCCTGTACCCCATCGTCGATGACAAGATCATCACCAAGGAACGGGCCATCGCCGCCGGCATCCACGTGCCGGAGCTGTACGGGGTGATCTCCACCGAGAAGGAAATCGACAAGCTCGACGAGATCATCGGCGGGCGCACCGACTTCGTGATCAAGCCGGCCCAGGGCGCTGGCGGCGACGGCATCATCGTCATCGCCGACCGCTTCGAAGGCCGCTACCGCACCGTGTCCGGCAAGATCATCAGCCATGAGGAAATCGAGCACCATGTGTCGAGCATCCTCACCGGCCTGTATTCGTTAGGCGGGCACCGTGACCGGGCGCTGATCGAGTACCGCGTGACGCCGGACCAGATCTTCAAGAGCATCAGCTACGAAGGCGTGCCGGACATTCGCATCATCGTGCTGATGGGCTACCCGGTGATGGCCATGCTGCGCTTGCCGACCCGTCAGTCCGGCGGCAAGGCCAACCTGCACCAGGGCGCCATCGGAGTGGGCGTTGACCTCGCCACCGGCCTGACCCTGCGCGGCACCTGGCTGAACAACATCATCACCAAGCACCCCGACACCACCAACGCGGTGGACGGCGTGCAACTGCCCTATTGGGACGGCTTCATGAAACTGGCCGCCGGTTGCTATGAGTTGTGCGGACTGGGCTACATCGGCGTCGACATGGTGCTGGATCAGGAAAAAGGCCCGTTGATCCTGGAGCTGAACGCCCGGCCGGGGCTGAACATCCAGATTGCCAACGACTGCGGCCTGACCCTGCGCACCCACGCCGTGGAAGCACGCCTGGAAGAACTCAAGGCCCGCGGCGTTATCGAAACCGTGGAGGAGCGTGTGGCATTTGCCCAGGAACTGTTTGGGCATATTCCGCCTGTCGAGGGGTGA